The genomic DNA ACATTTCTCAGTAGATAAGATGCTGTgttatctttgtgtgttttttttactaatttTCTTAAGGTGAGCATTGGCTGGGTTTGAGGAAGATACATAATGTCGTCCaccagacaaacagcagtttccagCTACATGTGTCTCTGGTCTCCCAGAATGACAAGACTGCTTATGCCTCATACAACCAGTTCTGGATAGAAGATGAGATCAGTTTCTATTGAATACATCTGGGCAAATATGCAGGGAGTGCAGGTCAGACGGCTCCCGTGTCCTCTCAGTGTCCTGGGTCTGGGACATTATCTCAAATGTATGACTGACACCTCATTCGCGACCTTCAACTTCTAATGTCTTCAGATCTTTTGTATGTCATTCTTCCAAAGTCTCAAGAGAGCTGTTCTCATGACAGGTGATGCATTTCGTGGTTATGACCAAGAGCAGAACCAGGATAAGGCGCCCTTCAGCACCTCTGACGTCGACAATGATGGCTGTATCTTGTTCTGCAGCTTTGACGGCCAAGCTGTGGAGAGCTGCAGTGTCCATCAGAACAACACAGGCTGATGGTTTAACCAGTGTGGAAAGGCAAACCTCAGCAGCACTCTACTGTACCAGGATCGCTGTACTGAGCCTCATATTTACTGGGATGCCTGGACTCAGAATGGAAAACCAGTAAAAATCAAGTCTGCCTCACTGAGGATAAGGAGAACCAATACCCCTCAATCTAATCAACACCAAACTTCTTTGTCAGAGTCTTTTAAGTTAGAAGATTGATACAGGCTCACCTGCATGTATTTCCTCAGGACTAATCACCTAATTTTTCATGACAATATTAACAACAGCTGAATACATGAAGAAGCTCTGAGAAGTCATTGATCCAGGACACGACACTATTCATTTATCGCATACACTTTTCACTCGACTGTTTGTCCGTCGGCACTGAGATATGGATACATCATTTCAGTAGAAAGTTCCCAGTTGGTATTTGATTGCCAGAAGAAAAGTGTTAGCTCTTGATGGATCAGGCACACTGGGGTAAGAGATAAAATCTTTAGCTCGGTCAATGTGGGTGGCCCATTGTTTGTAGAGGCAGAGGCCAAGTTCAGGCAGAATCTGCACACTTAAGTGTCGTGGCATGGTGTGTGGGCCACTGTTAGCATCACTGTTCTTATCTGTGTATGTTCAGCCTTCAGTTATGTTTCTATTTAGAGCAGAAGAATCCATTTTGTTCTGCCAGAGACTAAACAAAATGTCCATGCTCCAGTGCAGCTTTATGTGACGTCACATCCAGTGAGTGTTCGTGAGTCTcttggtaaaaataaaaaacatgggTGATTCCAGTCTACCACATTCTTCCTCTGCTCCATGAGCAGATTTCCCTCCAACATCATGGCCAATAAAGAAGGTTTGATTAGCAACTATATTTCTTTGAACaagttttgttgtgtgttgtgcatgaTCAGAATTTCTACAGGAAACACTAAAACACTCTTTGAGAAGAGATTGTTGAGTCCTTTTCCTTGGAAATGGGACTCAAAATCATTTCTGCAGCTGTGAGGGTCATTAGTGTGAAGAACtaacaaaaataagaaaaataactaCGACCAGTGACTTCCCATAGCCTGCAATTCAGCTGATTTTATGACCCTCCCCTGGCTCATCCCATGTTTTGGAGCAGGGAGGACTTTACTGTGGGCATGCACGTAcgcatgcttacacacacacacacacacacacatgggtacactcacttactctctctctctttctcagacacgcacacacagacacacatacacacacacatatacacacacaggtacgcttagtcactctctctctctctctctctctctctcacacacacacacacacacacacacacacacacaaacacgtgggCACACTCAGTCACATATGTGTGCatctacacacatgcacagagagaaaagaaagcaagacaGATGGAGGATTCAGTACAAAACAAGGTACAGATCATTTGCAGTGTAATGGGCTGATACATGAATATCTGGCTGGTCAGCGTGGAATTCCATTGAAGCCATTTCCCACACTGCCATGGCACGGAAGCTTGACAGGAGCACACAGGAAGGAGAGCTTTATTGGGAATACAGACTTAGTCTCAAAGGAATTCAACATCTGCATTTCGTCACTGGACTTTTGCAATGACTTGTGGAATGTAACCATGCTTAAGGCTAATGAGGATAACGGAGATttaaaacacaagcaaactGAAATGCATTTTATCCCCTGGCTCCCAATACTTTAAAACTGAATTACCAAAACTCAGTCACCTCCTGCTTCTACCTTAGCAAACATTACCGGAGACATGAACACCTAAAGGCATAAACTATGAAATGCCAATAAATACGTTTGTTTGATTAAACAATTTTACTTAAATCTGAGCACAATTAATTAGTCAGTTTGATTTTAAAAGCACAATGGacataaacacattaatatTAGTCCAATGTTAGGAATGTCACAATTACCggaaacagaccaaaaaaaggaaagaaaatcaaatctgTCCACCCTAGATCAGAAACCAGTTTAGGGAGTAAATTTAGAGTGTAAATTTGTGAAAGTACTGAATAAAGTACTGAGATATTGTTTAGTCAGTCCttatgggggagagagagagagagagagagagagagagagagagagagagagaactgtaccCTGAGGAGAGTTGAGTGCAGTTTATCAATGACATTCAAATTGTTTGGACAAAAGGATGCATCGTTTGCTTTTCCAACGCTCTGTATCTGTTGCTGATTGCAGTTAGAGATATGAACCAAAGAAGAGCTgttcaagaagaaaaaagtctGTCTAAATATCACAGAattgagaggacagacagaaggaaaaataatttgttgatgAACGCAGACACTGGTGAGCGCAGCTCTGACTTTGACTATGGACACTATCCTAGGTAAGAAATACACTCTATGAAAAGTGAAATACtttctaaaataaattttatatGAATAATAACTGCATGTTAGCTTTACCATAAATGGTTATTTAATGATTTTCAGTATTTCATTTAAGAACTAAGGGCACTAATCAAGGTAGTCCTTAATACTGATGCCAACTGTTACAATATCATGATTATAAACATTCTAATGTctaatgtattattttttgtttttgtttgtttgttttatatatttggTATTCTTTTTGAAGACATGTTCAGTGTCATGTTAagtataaaatatacattttattattgAAAAGGTCACCGAGTAACAGTCAGTCATTAGCACTAAACACTATACTCTTGTATAAAGAGTATATTAACCCTCTAAAATCATCATGTCAATGTAAAGTATCgtcattacattaaaaacagcCTCAGCATGTGGGATCTTAAATGATTAGAGACATTAGCTgtaatttgttgtttgtttttattcaggtCATTATCAAGTTAACTGGAACTGCCTTGTGTTACATTTCCAACTGAGAGCGTTATTTTCACAgccaaacataaaaaacaaaaactcgaATGGATCACAACATTATTAGTATTGTGGTGAACACTTATTGAGACGAGGTAATAATACATATCTTTATCCATACATATATGTTTAGCCATTTCTAATGTCTAAAAGCACAAGCAGGCCAAAAGAGAAGGTTTAATGAAAACTACAAATGATCagtatgaagagagaaagaagagtggtATGCCTGTTGGGCAGGCACTACAAGAGAAATACATAACTCAGGAATGCACAGAAATCATGGCGCTTGTATCTTTAACGCCCAATGAAGGATCCCAAGCTTTTAGCTGGGTAGTTTAAATCGCTCAACAAGTTAAGCGTGTTCATGTGTGATCTGCTGTGTCCAGGCAATATTTACTCCCTCAGGGTTCCAGGTTTATGTGCAGTCATGGAGTTTGTTCAGTTGATTAAGATGCTAGCCTTTCACAGCTCAgtatttctgtttcagttttcctGTGACTCAGCAGGGCACAGCATGTGGGGAAGCCTGAGATAATCTATACAGTAATTGTGTGTATTCCCTTCACATTGTAAACACCATGGTGTGCTGATATGCTGTTTGGGGGCAATAATTCTTGTTCAAACATGTTCAAGCTTACAGTGTTGAGCCTAGCGAGTCACTAAAGgatattttttatgttcagtCCAGTTGACAAGGTGCACCTGGTTCTCCAGACGGTGACCAAGACTAGACGGCAAGCTGCACGGGGGGCAGCCTACATGTTTAATGCCCACCCTCACAGCCTCACCCCTGTGGAAGAGAGATTTCTGGATGCCGCTGAATATGGAAACACCCCTGTGGTACGCCGAATGCTTGAGGAGATCCCTGGGCTGGATGTGAATTGTGTGAACTACATGGGCCAGAATGCACTGCAGCTAGCTGTAGCTAACGAACACTTGGAGGTGACAGAACTTTTGCTGAAGGCAGATAACTTGGGTCGCATTGGTGACGCTCTTCTGCTGGCCATCAGCAAAGGCTACATTAGGATTGTTGAGGCCATTCTGAGCCACAAGGCTTTCGCTGATTCAGCTAAACTCACAGCTAGCCCACGTCAGGTGGCGCTGCACGATGATTTCTTTGCCTATGACGAGGACGGGACGCGTTTCTCACATGACATAACTCCGATCATTCTGGCCTCTCACTGTCAGGAATATGAGATTGTCCACATCCTTCTTGGGAAGGGTGCTCACATCGAACAACCCCACGACTACTTTTGCACCTGTGACACGTGTAATTACCATCAGAAGTATGATTCTTTCAGCCATTCCCGTGCACGGATCAATGCTTACAGGGGGCTGGCCAGCCCAGCATACCTCTGCCTGTCCAATGAGGATCCTGTCCTTGCGGCCCTCGAACTCAGCAGTGAGCTTGCGTCATTGGCCAACATTGAGAAGGAATTCAAGGTATGATTATTATGCAAGTAATTAGGCTTTTTTGATTTAACTTTAACTGACAACTAACCTGTTCCTTACTCAGTTCCTTTCTGAGTCTTGCCATTTGGGCATTTTCAAATACTATACTTTTTGAAGTAAAttgtttcagttgtttctgTTTATACAACACCATGATGGTATACCACATGTCATACACAGATAATATTTCTTCTAACATCTGAGCTGTTTCTTATTGGTTGTCCTCATCAGAATGACTATAAGAAGCTCTCTGTGCAATGTAAAGACTTTGTTGTCGGTCTGCTGGATTTATGTCGGAGCACAGAGGAAGTGGAGGCCATTTTGAATGGTGAGATTGACGAAAGCTCTGAAGTTCCTGACAGGCCGAGTCTCATCAGACTCAAACTTGCCATAAAGTATGGACTGAAAAAGGTAATGAAGAATATTCAGCATAAGCGCATGCATATCTAAACTAACAAGGGCTCCTATACTCACAGGAAAATATTGTCTCAGAATGGCGTACACATCTTTACTTTTCTCCAACAGTTTGTTGCACATCCTAACTGTCAGCAGCAGCTTCTCTCTATTTGGTATGAAAACCTGCCTGGACTCAGGCAGCAGACCACAGCCATCAAGCTCTTGGTGGTCCTGGGTGTTGCAGTGGGTTTGCCCTTCCTGGCCATGATATACTGGATTGCTCCAATTAGCAAGGTCAGTTGAGCTCATAGTCTTTTAATTCTGTTACACTGGATAGTAGGTTCCTGATGAGTAAGACTGTGTTGGAAGCAAATCTTGGGTAAATCTAGACAAGATGTGTCAGATTACATTATAAATGATTGTGACACACaatgacaaatttaaaatgtcagtcTTTAGGGTGAAGCACGTACCTTATTgtaaccccccctcccaaaaggTAGGAACAATACCCCACTGCTTTTCCTCATTGGCAGATATGAGATTCTGTAGAGGAGGGTATTAGTGAGTTCAGGCAAGGAAGATTAATGGCTGTAACAGACTCTGGGCTCTGTTCTTTGTCCTGCTCActgctgtttgttgttgcaACAGATGGGAAAGATCATGCGTGCGCCCTTTCTGAAATTCGTGGCTCATGCTGCCTCTTTCACCATTTTCCTGGGCCTGCTTGTCTTCAATGCAGCTGATCGATTTGATGGAACCAAACTGCTGCCTAATATGACCGAGCATGACTATCCAACCCAGCTGTTCCGGATGAAGATCACACCTTTCACTTGGATGGAAATGCTCATTATTTCCTGGGTCATAGGCAAgtgttttttaattcagtgatgAAGGTTTCACTGGTAAGGTACCCTGGCACAGATTAGAGTAATATCAGCTTGAAGCAAATCTCTCctgatgttaaaataaaattgcaAAAACTTGATGTACCTCAGTCAAAATATGTTCACAGTGGCTCTCTGCTGTCTATCAGGTATGATATGGGCAGAGTGCAAGGAGATCTGGTCTCAGGGTCCAAGAGAGTATCTGCAGGAACCATGGAATATGTTGGATTTTGGAATGTTGGCCATTTTTGTGGGCTCTTTCACCACAAGAATAATGGCTTATTTTCATGCATACAAAGCTCAGATGTATGTGGACAGCATCTACACGGATTTAAGAAATGCAACTTTGCCACTTCAGATTGAATACTTCCGGCTGGGTGAGTGATAACATGAAAGATGAAATCCATCTCTACTCAGCTGTTCAAATCTCTCACACTCCATACTGCAGAAATATTTGCATCCTGCCAGTGAGCTAGCTGTGACTCTCCAGGTCTCAGAGAGTGTGTTAGAGCTTGTATACATCAATCAATGTCACTGACAGAAAGCTAGAAATGGTACTGCAATTGCCTTTGAAGATATTGTTACTTGTAAAATGTCAGTGATGTAGCTGAACACAAgattttctcctccctctcctcatgtCAGCACGTGTCCACTGGCTACCCTCCGACCCTCAGTTGGTGTCAGAGGGTCTGTATGCTATTGCAGTTGTCCTCAGTTTCTCCAGAATAGCCTACATTCTGCCAGCCAATGAGAGCTTTGGTCCACTCCAGATATCTCTGGGGAGGACTGTCAAAGACATCTTCAAATTCATGGTCATCTTCATCTTGGTGTTTTTGGCTTTCATGATTGGGATGTTTAACCTGTATTCGTACTACCTGGGTGCTAAGCAGAATGATGCTTTCACAACGTAAGTATGGAAGGCAAAGCATCACTGTGACAAAATATATGGTGATAAAATATCTGTTGTCTCTATaatctttgtttatttacataataaatatattccaattttcattttactttctgtgtaattttatgttttatattgtatatttacatgtgtgtatgtagtgtttcCACACTGTTACAAGTTGTAAAGTGTATTTCTATAAGCATATTCACATATTGTACTAGTGTTACCATCTATTAGAGTTCAAATGTATTAGAGTTATCAAACATACAGTTTGGAAActaaatttcaaaataattttggCAGTTGTGAGTTAATCACCCTGCACCAACCccaccctgctctctctttattttgtattttacttCTTTTGTGTGATTCCACAGCATAGAGGAAAgctttaaaacattgttttgggCAATATTTGGCCTTTCTGAAGTCAAATCAGTGGTTGTtaacaacagacacaaattTATTGAGAACATTGGCTATGTTCTATATGGAGTGTACAACGTCACCATGGTGATTGTCTTACTCAACATGCTCATCGCCATGATCAACAACTCATTTCAGGAAATTGAGGTATTgatcttgtttttcttctttacccTCTTGTGTATGTCTTATTATGATTGGTCAGTTCACAGAAAGAGATGATATCATTGTCAGATGTGAATCATTTTGCTGATGAAGCTCCTTATTGGGGATTTCTGTACACATGTAAGAATGTTATATCCTGAGATCAGATGATTAGTTTGTGGGAACAAAAACCTGCAAACAGCTATGTTCCCATTTGATCTGAGATAATGTTAGAAGGGATATACCACTGTAGTTCAATACaataaaatcttttaaaaagagTGCAATGCAAACCTTAAAATAATCCATATTAGTGACTGGTGTGAGATGGTGTAACAGGTCtgtttcccccccttttttctgaTCTGTTTTATGTATGGGGACAGGATGATGCAGATGTGGAGTGGAAGTTTGCACGGGCCAAGCTCTGGTTCACCTACTTTGAGGAGGGCAGGACTCTGCCTGTGCCTTTTAACCTTGTGCCCAGCCCAAAGTCAATGCTGGGTCTGGTGGTTGGTGTGAAGGGCCTGGTGAAGGAGCTCACCCACAATCACAGAGCGATtatgaaggaggaggaagagcttAGCAAGGTTGGTGATATATCCTGCTGTCTCTTACTCTTGTCAGTCAGTCACCCTCTCTCAGTGGTTATGGCACTTCACCCTCTCAGCTCTACAACTCTAAATGAAACACTGTGATATCTCAATGTTCTTTTCTGCATGAACAGGtcaagaaaaaatgaatttaaaaatctGAGAAGAAATCAGTAATTGTTCTTCATACTTTTTATTGATATCTagttttaaatacttttttaatcAGGCCCAAAACAAAAGCATGCCTGATATATAATATAACTGTGGACTTTCTTTTTGCTGTCCATGGTACAGATTGTAAGtaagtattttaagtatttCAGTAAGCACTGCTTTGAAATATGGATTTTAAAAGTCATGTGTTTCATCAGATTTCTTCATATGTTCTGTGATATGCCAACATATTTTCAGGAAGGCCTTTATTCTGAGAAATCCTTGCAAATGATCGTGAATtgattctttttatttctgGTTTGTGTTCAGTTGGGTGAGAGCAGCACCAGAACAGATACAAGTCTTCCCTGTCTTAGCCGATACCAGGTATCTTTCACACTACTAAAACACggtcagttatttatttatttgtttgtttattttaaaatgtcagttcCATGCCAATTTTGCAGAAGATCATGAAACGGCTCATCAAGAGATACATTATTAAAGcgcagactgacagagaaaatgatgaagTCAATGAAGGTATGACCTAAAATAAacctctgtttcacacactctAGACCTCCGTTACTCTGATAGTCATATATCAATATAATTCTCAATCACTATAGATCTCCCCTACTAGAGTCATCTATCATTGTAGTCCTTCAGGTCTAGAGTTGTCTATGACTGTAGGCCTCCAGTACTA from Chanos chanos chromosome 8, fChaCha1.1, whole genome shotgun sequence includes the following:
- the trpc6a gene encoding short transient receptor potential channel 6a is translated as MNQRRAVQEEKSLSKYHRIERTDRRKNNLLMNADTGERSSDFDYGHYHGVHLVLQTVTKTRRQAARGAAYMFNAHPHSLTPVEERFLDAAEYGNTPVVRRMLEEIPGLDVNCVNYMGQNALQLAVANEHLEVTELLLKADNLGRIGDALLLAISKGYIRIVEAILSHKAFADSAKLTASPRQVALHDDFFAYDEDGTRFSHDITPIILASHCQEYEIVHILLGKGAHIEQPHDYFCTCDTCNYHQKYDSFSHSRARINAYRGLASPAYLCLSNEDPVLAALELSSELASLANIEKEFKNDYKKLSVQCKDFVVGLLDLCRSTEEVEAILNGEIDESSEVPDRPSLIRLKLAIKYGLKKFVAHPNCQQQLLSIWYENLPGLRQQTTAIKLLVVLGVAVGLPFLAMIYWIAPISKMGKIMRAPFLKFVAHAASFTIFLGLLVFNAADRFDGTKLLPNMTEHDYPTQLFRMKITPFTWMEMLIISWVIGMIWAECKEIWSQGPREYLQEPWNMLDFGMLAIFVGSFTTRIMAYFHAYKAQMYVDSIYTDLRNATLPLQIEYFRLARVHWLPSDPQLVSEGLYAIAVVLSFSRIAYILPANESFGPLQISLGRTVKDIFKFMVIFILVFLAFMIGMFNLYSYYLGAKQNDAFTTIEESFKTLFWAIFGLSEVKSVVVNNRHKFIENIGYVLYGVYNVTMVIVLLNMLIAMINNSFQEIEDDADVEWKFARAKLWFTYFEEGRTLPVPFNLVPSPKSMLGLVVGVKGLVKELTHNHRAIMKEEEELSKLGESSTRTDTSLPCLSRYQKIMKRLIKRYIIKAQTDRENDEVNEGELKEIKQDISSLRYELLEEKSNNTEELTELLKRVGAAIGSDGVAAGSAGVAVGSDGVAVGTVGVAVGSDGMAVGSDGMAVGQLE